In Aestuariibaculum lutulentum, one DNA window encodes the following:
- the ccoS gene encoding cbb3-type cytochrome oxidase assembly protein CcoS: MSVIYMLLGISIVVAIVFFVAFIVAVKKGQYDDDYTPSVRMLFEDELVKDQSKTTIKNKKTN, encoded by the coding sequence ATGAGTGTTATATATATGTTATTAGGTATTAGCATCGTGGTGGCTATTGTCTTCTTCGTTGCTTTTATTGTTGCTGTTAAGAAAGGACAGTACGATGATGATTACACCCCTTCGGTAAGAATGCTTTTTGAAGACGAATTAGTAAAAGACCAATCAAAAACAACCATTAAAAACAAAAAGACCAATTAA
- a CDS encoding pyridoxamine 5'-phosphate oxidase family protein, translating into METLDLQKCEYILHNNYVGHLAYIYNNRPFVVPITYLYNKDHIIIGYSGEGHKINALRLNPNVALEVSEIDAIDKWKSVVVHGTYQELSGSGAKAMLHEFSLGVKEVILNNEGRDLDYIQEFSAKVEEDSPVIYAIKVDEITGKLRI; encoded by the coding sequence ATGGAAACTTTAGATTTACAAAAATGCGAGTACATTTTGCACAACAACTACGTTGGCCATTTGGCCTATATATACAATAACCGCCCATTTGTAGTTCCCATCACCTATTTGTACAATAAAGACCATATTATTATTGGTTATTCAGGTGAAGGGCACAAAATTAATGCTCTTCGATTAAACCCTAATGTGGCTCTTGAAGTTTCAGAAATTGATGCCATAGACAAATGGAAATCGGTTGTGGTTCACGGCACTTATCAGGAACTATCTGGTAGTGGAGCTAAAGCCATGTTACACGAATTTTCTTTAGGAGTTAAAGAAGTAATTCTAAATAACGAAGGACGCGATTTAGATTATATTCAAGAGTTTTCGGCTAAGGTAGAAGAAGATTCGCCTGTTATTTACGCCATAAAAGTAGACGAAATAACAGGCAAACTCAGAATATAG
- the ccoN gene encoding cytochrome-c oxidase, cbb3-type subunit I, with amino-acid sequence MEVQQFYYDNKIVKKFLFATMLWGVVGMLVGLLLAFLFLFPNLTDGIPWLSFGRLRPLHTNAVIFAFVGNAIFAGVYYSSQRLLKTRMFSDVLSNINFWGWQLIIVAAAISLPLGYTTSKEYAELEWPIDIAIALVWVAFGANLIGTILRRRQRHLYVAIWFYLATFVTVAVLHIFNNIELPVSGMKSYSVYAGVQDALVQWWYGHNAVAFFLTTPFLGLMYYFVPKAANRPIYSYRLSIIHFWSLIFIYIWAGPHHLLYTALPEWAQNLGVAFSVMLLMPSWGGMINGLLTLRGAWDKVRVDPVLKFMVVALTGYGMATFEGPMLSLKNVNAIGHFTDWIIAHVHVGALAWNGFLAFGMIYWLVPKLFKTQLYSLKLANAHFWVGTLGIIIYALPMYVAGFTQASMWKQFNPDGTLMYGNFLETVTEIIPMYWMRAIGGSLYIFGMFILAYNIITTIRKSQNAVTDELAEAPALERVSKHRVAGEGWHTWLERKPIKLTIYATIAILIGGIVQIVPTLMVESNIPTLTSVKPYTPLELEGRDIYIREGCVGCHSQMIRPFRSEVERYGEYSKAGEYVYDHPFLWGSKRTGPDLHRVGGKYSDNWHLNHLYDPQSTSSGSIMPAYQWLVKNKLDKSKTEDKMRAMVSLGVPYTEDDIDNAQQHMLDQGTKIEKNLYTDPDFAANYEADKKAAGADFTEMRNREIVAVIAYLQRLGTDIKVKDSEISSTKN; translated from the coding sequence ATGGAAGTACAACAATTTTACTACGACAACAAGATTGTTAAAAAATTCTTATTTGCTACCATGCTTTGGGGAGTTGTAGGAATGCTTGTAGGCTTGCTCTTAGCCTTTTTATTTTTGTTTCCAAACCTAACCGACGGAATTCCGTGGTTAAGCTTTGGGCGACTAAGACCACTACACACTAACGCCGTTATTTTTGCCTTTGTAGGTAATGCCATTTTTGCCGGTGTGTATTATTCCTCTCAACGCCTTTTAAAAACCAGAATGTTCAGTGATGTACTGAGTAACATTAACTTCTGGGGGTGGCAATTAATTATTGTGGCCGCAGCCATTTCCTTGCCTTTAGGATACACTACATCAAAAGAATACGCCGAGTTGGAATGGCCTATAGATATTGCCATTGCTTTAGTTTGGGTAGCCTTTGGCGCCAACTTAATAGGAACGATTTTAAGACGTCGTCAACGTCACTTATATGTTGCCATCTGGTTCTATTTAGCAACATTTGTAACAGTTGCTGTACTACATATTTTTAATAATATAGAACTTCCTGTAAGCGGTATGAAAAGCTACTCGGTTTACGCCGGTGTACAGGATGCCTTAGTACAATGGTGGTACGGACATAATGCCGTTGCATTCTTCCTAACTACACCTTTCTTAGGATTAATGTATTACTTTGTACCTAAAGCAGCAAACAGACCTATCTATTCGTACCGTTTATCTATCATCCACTTCTGGTCTTTAATCTTTATTTATATCTGGGCTGGTCCTCACCACTTATTATATACCGCATTACCTGAATGGGCGCAAAACTTAGGTGTTGCTTTCTCTGTCATGTTATTAATGCCTTCTTGGGGTGGTATGATTAACGGACTACTAACCTTACGCGGTGCCTGGGACAAAGTTCGTGTAGACCCTGTTTTAAAATTCATGGTGGTTGCACTAACCGGATATGGTATGGCAACATTTGAAGGTCCGATGCTATCTCTTAAAAACGTAAATGCTATTGGTCACTTTACCGACTGGATTATTGCTCACGTACACGTTGGAGCACTTGCATGGAACGGATTTCTTGCCTTTGGTATGATTTACTGGTTAGTTCCTAAACTATTTAAAACACAATTATACTCTTTAAAACTTGCTAATGCGCACTTCTGGGTAGGAACTTTAGGTATTATTATTTATGCCTTACCTATGTACGTTGCCGGATTTACTCAAGCTAGTATGTGGAAACAGTTTAACCCAGACGGCACTTTAATGTATGGTAACTTCCTGGAAACTGTAACCGAAATTATTCCAATGTACTGGATGCGTGCTATTGGTGGTTCGTTATATATCTTCGGAATGTTTATTCTGGCTTATAACATTATAACCACTATTAGAAAGTCGCAAAATGCCGTAACCGACGAATTAGCTGAGGCTCCTGCACTGGAGCGTGTGTCTAAACACCGCGTAGCTGGTGAAGGATGGCATACCTGGTTAGAACGTAAACCAATTAAACTTACCATTTATGCAACCATCGCTATTTTAATTGGTGGTATTGTACAAATCGTTCCGACTTTAATGGTAGAATCTAATATTCCGACATTAACAAGTGTTAAACCTTATACACCTTTAGAGTTAGAAGGACGTGATATTTACATCCGTGAAGGTTGTGTGGGCTGCCACTCACAAATGATTCGTCCGTTTAGAAGTGAAGTAGAACGCTACGGAGAATATTCGAAAGCTGGAGAATATGTTTACGATCACCCGTTCTTATGGGGTAGTAAACGTACCGGACCGGATTTACACCGTGTTGGTGGTAAATATTCAGATAACTGGCACTTAAACCACTTATACGATCCACAAAGCACCTCTTCAGGTTCTATTATGCCGGCTTATCAATGGTTGGTTAAAAACAAACTGGATAAATCGAAAACCGAAGATAAAATGCGTGCTATGGTTAGCCTAGGTGTTCCGTATACGGAAGATGACATTGACAATGCACAACAGCACATGCTAGACCAAGGAACTAAAATCGAGAAAAACCTGTATACCGACCCAGATTTTGCTGCAAATTATGAAGCAGACAAGAAAGCTGCCGGTGCCGATTTTACCGAAATGCGCAATCGTGAAATTGTAGCTGTTATAGCTTATTTACAACGATTAGGAACCGACATTAAGGTTAAAGATTCTGAAATTTCTTCAACTAAAAACTAA
- the ccoG gene encoding cytochrome c oxidase accessory protein CcoG: METPSNESFRDSIGTMTKEGKRAWVYPKKPSGKLYEYRKITSYVLLAFLFAAPFIKVQGNQFLMFNVLERRFNIFGFPFWPQDFYLFVLSMIIGVVFITLFTVAFGRVFCGWVCPQTIFMEMVFRRIEYWIEGDRNKQRRLDNQEWNAEKIRKRGLKWFIFLVISFLIANIFLAYLIGSDKLLQYIGESPLNHLGTLVPLIIFTGVFYFVFAWFREQVCIIACPYGRLQSVLLDNKSIVVAYDHKRGEGESGRKKFRKNEDRQALGHGDCIDCLQCVHVCPTGIDIRNGTQLECVNCTACIDECDHIMESINLPKGLIRYASEDEIEKKQKFKLTARMKGYIAVLTILIGVFTGLLLLRNDVEATVLRLPGQLYERKGDNIISNIFTYKLVNKTVKEIDNVSFKLRKYNGEIKLVSASDNFKVPKQGIAEGTLFIEINQSELSGDKNKLIIEVYSDDELIETTSVNFLGPRSYN, translated from the coding sequence TTGGAAACACCTAGCAACGAATCGTTCAGAGATAGTATTGGTACTATGACCAAAGAAGGAAAGCGTGCCTGGGTGTACCCTAAAAAACCCAGCGGCAAGCTATACGAGTACCGCAAGATAACAAGCTACGTATTGCTGGCCTTTTTGTTTGCCGCTCCGTTTATTAAGGTCCAAGGAAATCAATTTTTGATGTTTAATGTTTTAGAGCGTCGTTTCAATATTTTCGGTTTTCCATTCTGGCCACAGGATTTCTATTTGTTCGTTTTGTCTATGATTATAGGTGTCGTGTTCATCACCTTATTCACAGTGGCATTCGGGCGCGTGTTTTGCGGTTGGGTTTGTCCGCAAACCATTTTTATGGAAATGGTCTTCAGACGTATTGAATACTGGATTGAAGGCGATCGTAATAAACAACGCAGGTTGGATAACCAAGAATGGAACGCCGAAAAAATAAGAAAGCGTGGCCTGAAATGGTTTATATTTTTAGTCATCTCGTTTCTTATTGCTAATATATTTTTAGCCTATTTAATTGGTAGCGATAAGCTTTTACAATACATTGGTGAAAGCCCGCTTAACCATTTAGGCACACTTGTTCCACTTATTATTTTCACTGGGGTATTCTACTTTGTTTTTGCCTGGTTTAGAGAGCAGGTATGTATTATTGCTTGCCCTTACGGAAGATTACAAAGTGTACTGCTTGACAATAAATCTATTGTAGTAGCGTACGACCACAAACGTGGTGAAGGCGAAAGTGGAAGAAAAAAATTCAGAAAAAATGAAGACCGTCAGGCCTTAGGTCATGGCGATTGTATAGACTGTCTACAATGTGTTCACGTTTGCCCTACCGGTATCGATATTCGAAACGGCACGCAACTGGAATGTGTAAACTGTACCGCTTGTATTGACGAATGCGACCATATTATGGAAAGCATCAACCTGCCTAAAGGGTTAATTCGTTATGCCAGTGAAGACGAAATAGAAAAGAAACAAAAATTCAAACTTACAGCCCGAATGAAGGGCTACATAGCTGTTTTAACTATTTTAATAGGCGTATTTACAGGGCTTCTGCTTCTTCGAAACGATGTTGAAGCCACTGTGTTACGTTTACCAGGACAGCTCTATGAACGTAAAGGCGATAATATTATCAGTAATATTTTCACCTACAAACTGGTTAACAAAACCGTAAAAGAAATAGACAACGTAAGTTTTAAACTTAGAAAGTATAACGGAGAAATTAAACTGGTTTCGGCCAGCGATAATTTTAAAGTACCAAAACAAGGCATTGCCGAAGGTACCCTGTTTATAGAAATAAATCAAAGTGAATTATCGGGAGACAAAAATAAACTGATTATAGAAGTTTATAGCGATGATGAACTTATTGAAACAACCAGTGTAAATTTTCTAGGACCTAGAAGCTATAATTAA
- a CDS encoding CcoQ/FixQ family Cbb3-type cytochrome c oxidase assembly chaperone yields MMKFIKNHMETIAGVEIYPIISLLIFFIFFVVLFWWVVTAKKDYIKTVSNLPLENQNDQTL; encoded by the coding sequence ATGATGAAATTTATAAAAAACCATATGGAGACCATTGCCGGGGTAGAGATCTACCCTATCATCTCCCTGCTAATCTTTTTTATCTTTTTTGTTGTACTATTTTGGTGGGTTGTTACTGCTAAAAAAGATTATATAAAAACTGTTAGTAACCTACCACTAGAAAACCAAAACGACCAAACATTATGA
- a CDS encoding sulfite exporter TauE/SafE family protein, translating into MLWSALIFGILGSFHCVGMCGPIAFMLPVDRSNSVKKIAQIFSYHIGRLLAYSIIGLLFGFIGKSFYLFGMQQQLSIAIGILMIVIILIPTQLFNKYNASKPIYNLIAKVKSALGKALKKKTADTFLTIGFLNGFLPCGLVYMAVFAAITMSSAFQSSLYMTLFGLGTIPLMTSAIYLGKFLNSSIKQRIQKAVPVFVVIIGLLFILRGLGLGIPYLSPAPVVELATSSIDCH; encoded by the coding sequence ATGCTTTGGTCTGCACTCATATTTGGTATTTTAGGAAGTTTCCACTGTGTTGGTATGTGTGGCCCTATTGCCTTTATGCTACCTGTAGACCGCAGCAATTCGGTTAAAAAAATCGCTCAAATCTTCTCATATCATATTGGGCGTTTATTAGCTTACAGTATTATAGGGTTGCTTTTCGGCTTTATTGGTAAAAGCTTTTACCTGTTTGGTATGCAACAGCAATTATCTATTGCTATTGGTATTTTAATGATTGTAATTATTTTAATTCCGACACAACTATTTAATAAATACAATGCTTCAAAACCTATTTATAACCTTATTGCTAAAGTAAAGTCTGCATTAGGAAAAGCCCTTAAAAAGAAAACTGCCGATACGTTTTTAACTATAGGCTTTCTTAACGGATTTTTACCTTGTGGATTGGTTTATATGGCCGTGTTTGCTGCCATCACCATGTCATCTGCATTTCAAAGCAGCTTATACATGACGTTATTTGGGTTAGGCACTATTCCGTTGATGACCTCAGCCATTTACCTTGGTAAATTTTTAAACAGTAGTATTAAGCAACGTATTCAGAAAGCTGTTCCTGTTTTCGTGGTAATCATTGGTCTTCTATTTATTCTTCGTGGTTTAGGTTTAGGCATACCTTACCTGTCTCCTGCTCCTGTTGTAGAACTTGCCACGAGTTCTATAGACTGCCATTAA
- a CDS encoding FixH family protein yields MKFNWGTGIALAFVAFISFIMYFIITMSVDKKYNHDLVTEDYYGQELEFQNDLNKENNAKNLAQNITYNISAEGLIINFPSDLDYTKVTGKVFLYRPSNKQFDFETPISLSNHNLLIPDKRLLDGRWNIKVDWKYNENSYLYKKEIIY; encoded by the coding sequence ATGAAATTCAATTGGGGAACAGGTATTGCCTTAGCGTTTGTAGCTTTTATAAGCTTCATTATGTATTTTATTATAACCATGAGTGTCGATAAAAAATACAATCATGATTTGGTTACCGAAGATTATTACGGTCAGGAACTGGAGTTTCAAAACGACTTAAATAAAGAAAATAACGCTAAAAATTTAGCTCAAAATATTACATACAATATATCAGCAGAGGGGTTGATAATTAATTTTCCCAGTGATCTAGATTACACAAAAGTTACAGGTAAAGTGTTCCTATACAGACCATCTAATAAACAATTCGACTTTGAAACGCCTATTTCATTGTCAAACCACAATTTGCTCATACCTGACAAACGTTTATTGGATGGTCGCTGGAACATTAAAGTAGACTGGAAATATAACGAAAATTCTTATCTCTATAAAAAAGAAATTATATACTAA
- a CDS encoding cbb3-type cytochrome c oxidase N-terminal domain-containing protein gives MRQSFPSWLRVPIIFFAIFFLAEFLIDSGDKPAFVEYPLLALFLLLVIFILIAIEGIVSSMKSILYQSLDEAAKARFDAEQETPSKFIQWVKNIYKVLAGTKPIEKEHEIILDHNYDGIQELDNDLPPWWLYGFYASIVFAAIYLLRFHVFNGEGQYDELNTEYAEAQKAIEEYKKTAKDLVDFNTVELLTDASDLSNGKKIFDANCVACHKADGGGGIGPNLTDEYWILGGGIKNVFKTVSEGGRDGKGMIAWSKNGLKPSEIAQVSSYVLSFQGTTPAEPKAAEGEIWNDAN, from the coding sequence ATGAGACAATCATTCCCTTCATGGTTAAGAGTTCCAATAATATTCTTTGCGATATTTTTCTTAGCCGAATTCCTTATAGATTCCGGAGACAAACCAGCCTTTGTAGAATACCCGTTACTGGCACTATTCCTTTTACTGGTCATCTTTATTTTAATTGCAATAGAAGGTATAGTAAGCTCTATGAAGTCTATACTTTATCAAAGTTTAGACGAAGCTGCAAAGGCTCGCTTTGATGCTGAACAAGAAACACCTTCTAAATTCATTCAATGGGTTAAGAATATATATAAAGTACTTGCAGGTACAAAACCCATTGAAAAAGAACACGAAATTATTCTGGATCACAACTACGATGGTATTCAGGAATTAGATAACGATTTACCACCGTGGTGGTTATATGGGTTCTATGCTTCAATCGTTTTTGCTGCAATCTATTTACTACGTTTCCACGTTTTTAATGGCGAAGGCCAATACGACGAATTAAATACTGAATATGCTGAAGCTCAAAAAGCCATTGAAGAATACAAGAAAACGGCTAAAGACTTAGTAGATTTCAATACTGTTGAACTATTAACCGATGCTTCCGATTTAAGCAACGGTAAAAAAATATTCGATGCCAACTGTGTAGCTTGTCATAAAGCTGACGGTGGTGGTGGTATCGGACCTAACTTAACCGATGAATACTGGATTCTTGGTGGTGGTATTAAAAATGTATTTAAAACAGTTTCTGAAGGTGGCCGTGATGGTAAAGGTATGATTGCCTGGTCTAAAAACGGATTAAAACCATCAGAAATTGCACAAGTATCAAGCTATGTTTTAAGCTTCCAGGGCACAACCCCTGCCGAGCCTAAAGCTGCTGAAGGAGAAATTTGGAACGACGCAAACTAA